The Armatimonadota bacterium DNA segment ATCCAGCGCGAGGCGCTGCGCCGTCTGCGCGCCCTCATGAGTGACGAGCCCCGGGGCGAGCCGACGGGCTGACCGCCTCCTCCCGATGACCGAGCCGGCCCGCCAGCCCCCCGCCGCCGGGGCGCTCCCGGCGGTGCCCGCCCCGGTGCGGGCCGTGGCCGACCGCCTGCAGCGGGCCGGGTTTGCCGCCTACCTGGTGGGCGGAGCCGTCCGCGACCTGCTCATGGCCCGCGAGCCCCGCGACCTGGACATCGTCACCGACGCCCGCCCGCACGAGGTGGCCGCCCTCTTCCCCGGCGCGGTGATGGTGGGGGCGGCCTTCGGGGTCGTGCGCGTCCGGGAGGCGGGGGCCGAGGTGGACGTGGCCACCTTCCGCCGCGAGGGGCCCTACCTGGACGGGCGGCGGCCCGCCTTCGTCGAGTTCGCCACCCTGGAGCAGGACGTGCGCCGCCGGGACTTCACCGTGAACGCCCTGCTGCTCGACCTGCACACGGGCGCGGTGGTGGACCTGGTGGGTGGAGGAGCGGACCTGCAGGCGCGGCGCATCCGCGCCGTGGGCGACCCCGCCGAGCGCTTCGCCGAAGACCGCCTGCGGATGCTGCGGGCGGTGCGCCTGGCCGCGGAGCTGGACTTCACCATCGAGACCGCCACGCTGGAGGCCATCCGCCGCCAGGCCGCCGCCATCACCCAGGTGAGCGCCGAGCGCCTGCGCGACGAGCTGCTGCGCCTGCTGGTCGCGCCGGGCCGCGCCCGCGGGGTGCGGCTGCTGCAGGAGAGCGGCCTGCTCGCCCCGCTCCTCCCTGAGGTCGCCGCCACCGTGGGGGTGCCGCAGCCGCCGGAGTACCACCCCGAAGGGGACGTCTTCACCCACACCGTCCTCACCCTGCACCACCTGGAGGAGCCGACGCCGGTCCTGGCCCTGGCCGCCCTGCTGCACGACGTCGGCAAGCCGCCCACCCTCGAGCGCGGTCCGGATCGCCTGCGCTTCCCCGGCCACGACGTGGTGGGCGCCGCGCTGGCGGAGCGCGTCTGCCGGCGCCTGCGGCTGAGCGGCGCCATGACCGCCCGGGTGGTGACCCTCGTGCGCGACCACCTCCGGCTACAGGACGTGCCCCGCATGCGGCCGGGGCGGGCGAAGCGCTTCCTCGCCCGCGAGGACCTCCCCGACCTCCTGGCGCTCCACCGGGCGGACGTGCTGGCCAGTCACGGTGACCTGACGACGTACCAATGGGTGCGGGAGGCGGCGGCCCGCCTGACCGAGGAGGAGCGGCGGCCGCCGCGGCTGCTCACCGGGGACGACCTGGTCGCGCTCGGCTACCGGCCCGGCCCGCGCTTCCGGGTCATCCTGGAGGCGGTGGAGGAGGCCCAGCTCGAAGGGCGCGTGCGCACGCGCGCCGAGGCGGAGG contains these protein-coding regions:
- a CDS encoding CCA tRNA nucleotidyltransferase, whose amino-acid sequence is MTEPARQPPAAGALPAVPAPVRAVADRLQRAGFAAYLVGGAVRDLLMAREPRDLDIVTDARPHEVAALFPGAVMVGAAFGVVRVREAGAEVDVATFRREGPYLDGRRPAFVEFATLEQDVRRRDFTVNALLLDLHTGAVVDLVGGGADLQARRIRAVGDPAERFAEDRLRMLRAVRLAAELDFTIETATLEAIRRQAAAITQVSAERLRDELLRLLVAPGRARGVRLLQESGLLAPLLPEVAATVGVPQPPEYHPEGDVFTHTVLTLHHLEEPTPVLALAALLHDVGKPPTLERGPDRLRFPGHDVVGAALAERVCRRLRLSGAMTARVVTLVRDHLRLQDVPRMRPGRAKRFLAREDLPDLLALHRADVLASHGDLTTYQWVREAAARLTEEERRPPRLLTGDDLVALGYRPGPRFRVILEAVEEAQLEGRVRTRAEAEALVRERFPQGARGEGRPGSEVSSP